The DNA window TGTTCGAAAGGGGCATCGGTGTGTTGCTGTACATGGCCTGGCTGCCAGAGTCGTCCTGCATCAGAGGAATCGTCGGTGGAGCCATCTGCGGAGGAGGCATTGCGTCAACGGTCCGAACGGGGGAGGTGGGCTGGCCATATGTCGTACTTGCGTGGGCAGCAAATGAGGACGAATTTGCCTGTTGTGCCTTGGTCAATTGCTCGTACAAGGACTGGGACGAGTCGAATTCGAAGGATAAAGCCGGTTCGCTGACGGCAACGGTCGTCGCCTCCTGGTTCATCTTCTCGCGCTTCAGGTCGCGTTCGAGCGCATCCAGAAATAGTCGGTCGTGAGGCACGCTATACCAGTAAAACActttttgcttcttctgggtCCGGATGCAGTTGTTCTTGTACATAAAATCCAGGAACGCGCTCTTGGGCTCCTCCAGGGTCGCATCAGTGCCGGCCTTGAGATTTCGCAGATCCGAGAAAATGCCTTCCTCAAACTTCTTCGAGTTCTTCACGGGGCGGCCAAAAGCCTGGAATCGAAAGGCGAGACATCGGACGATGTCGGTGCCGGACATGTGAAAGAGGTTATTCCAAAGGACACAAGACACGTAGTCGCCCGTGGGGAGGAGGAACCGTCGAATGAGCTGATCGGGTTGCCAGTCGACAGGCGCggacaaaagaaaatatttCACTGCGTCGGGTGTGTGTCAACAAACATGACCCTCGAATGCCAGATCCCGCTTGTGATCGACTTACAGTTGTCAACTTGCTGCAGCGCAACTTGCGCGTCCTGCGGCAGACTCTGCTGTGCCTCGGTCGATAGCATGAACGTCTCCGGTTTCTGAGGAGGCGCCATAGGGGCGCCCGGTTGGGAATACATGGCTACACCACGCGCACTGTAAAAACCATCAGCGCCCGACCGGGAGAAGACAGTCTGATAACGCAGGCGCAAACAAAGGGCGGTGTTCCAGATGGGACACGGCTGGACAAAAGACTGGTCCCTTCCGTTCTTTGTTGACTCCTTTGTTGTGAGACATGCATGACGGATTCAGTTTCCGACTCACCTTCCAAATGATTCGACTCGCGGTGTCGGATCAGAGGTGCGCGAATGGCCGCGATAAATATGCGACAGAGGGTCGTTAAGGTAATTTCGGAAGGATGGGTTGGATGGAGACGCGAAACGTCAAGAGGGCCAGCCTCAGGTGAGCGTCgaaagggagaaaaaaaaaacaaagaaaaaagaaagaaggatCAGAGAATGAAACAGGACCAGCCAAGTTGCAAGTCTCTgagggaaggagatggtTCGCGCACAGCGGAAGCAAGAAacgaaggtgaagatgggTGGAATGAAGAACTGACGATCcgaagagaggagagaaggagaaaaatGGCCGGCCTGACTGAGGGACGGAGAGCGAAGCGCTGGGATGGTGTTGTGACGGTGTGAGACAGGATTACACCCTCACAAACGAGGTAATATACACGTATGGTCGAGTTTATGACCGTATTGTGGTACTGTTACCAGACCCGCAGCGGGTGTGCCTGTTGAGCCAGTGGGTTTGGGGGCGACGAGGACTCGGTATCTACTGACTGGTTTGCCTCTGTTCTCTCTTCACCCCCCGTTCCTTGCAGTCCTCCGTCTAGGATCTGCACTCGCACATCACACATCCtctttcccccctcctcctaGCACTGGTGACCGGACTGCAGACGGTCCGTGCGAGGGACCAGTCCTACTCGACGAGGCTTCTTCCGTGGTGGGGCCAAGAGGGACCCGCCAGGTAAAACTGGCGCTGGGAACCTGAAGCACCCGCTGGGTGTGTTTCACGGGTTCAGTGGGCGCTTACTCGCAGCCACTGAAACCGAGTCCTACTGGTGTCCCACTCGGCCTCGATTTTATCTACACTATTGGTCTCCGGCTGGGCTTGTTGCTTTTCCCGAGAGATCATCCTGCGGGACGCATCAGATGGGACTCGTCTCCCCAGCCTTGCCTGCACGGTGACCCGTCGATCCATTATGTGATGTATTCGTCGGAGGAATAAGGTGACACCCACGAGCGACCGATTCAACGGCCCACCAGCCAATATGTCATATATAGAGATCAGCGGCGTCCAGACCAGGACCGACCGTCCCGACGGCTACAATCCCATGGTAGAAAGACGGACACACAAAGGAAAACCGAAAAGCTTGGCACCACGAACATTGGGATTGGGTTAGTAAGACGAATTGCCCATGAAGAACCAATTATGATCGCGAAAGGGGGGGGGCTTGTCTCTCCCTGGGTCTCGGGAGAGCGGGTGTCTCATGGGTTGAAAGAACGCTCGACTGAACTGGGGGGCTGGTTCCTATCCCGCTCAAGAACAGGTTTCACCTCACCACCAGTTGATTCGGGTCAACTCTCCCCGCAGAATGATAGACTCTTGATGGAGGTTTCAACGGTGCGACAACGGCGGCGGCCCCCTGGAAATCTCAGTTGTGCAGACCacgagaaggtcaaggttCGTTTGATCGTCCACCCTGAAACGATCTAGAAGCTCTGGTAGGTAGTCTAGGCCGCACGGGAAGACAAACCGTTTAACAGCCCCTGATGCCGACTGGGATACTCCTCTTCTGTGGCAGACCCCAATCGGAAAAGATCGATCGTCTCGAACGGAGTCCGGCCGCTGATGTCCCACTGATGGTCAATAATGGGGCCAGATCTTCTTGTGCACGGTAGAATACATAAAGTGCGCGGGAAGGAGGGCACTGGGACCCAAACACGTTCGGCCTTGCAGACAAAACGCAAAAACGTGGTCAGGGGGTGGCAGGGTAAAACTATCGGCCGCGAGACATTCTTAACCCAAATCTGGAAATCTCCGACTGGTCTCGTGTTGCTCTGTGCATTATTCCATGTCCCACAGGGCTCCTGCGTAATTCTCCGCTTGGCCGAGCTTTGGTGATCGCAGCCGAGATGGAGCACTAGTCATAACTCGAAACGGTTCGGCTGATTTCTCTTCACAATCCGTCGGTACTATGCATCAATTGTATATCGCCGTTATGTCATGAGGGAGTTAGGTCCGGCTCTAGTATCCAATTTGGCCCTAGCTGCAGTGCGCCCTCTAGACGACGGTACATTGTTCGGCAATAACTAACCGAATGCGGCTTCTTTTGACTAATATGTCTGTCGTGCCAGTTCTACACGGATTCGTACTTGCTATATcaagcagcagaaaaaaagataaaCCACTTGGGGGTAACCGGTGGGTTCAGATTTATATGCGGATAGTAGATGTATGTACACAGTCAATTATCAAACAGAGTCGacgctcttcctcctcttctcgACCATAGCCTCCTTCATGAACGGACTTCGCGCTCGGATCTGTCTTCCCCAGAGGAGCACCATAATCGGCGCAAAGGACAAGGCCAGGGAGATAAATGCCAGCACAGTGCTAGCCCACTGAAACCCAAGATGCGAGTACATGctcgcggcggcgagcgGCAGGAAAGCCGAGAAGGTGTTCTCGCCCGTTGCGACGATGCCAATCACGCTGGCGGCGTACTTGGCATAGGCATCAACCAAATAGTCCGAGATGCCCGTCACAACAATCACGCTGCCGGCTCCCACCATTGCAAGACCGATGGCTGGGGCGATCCACGGGAGATGCGGGTAGGATGTCCAGGCGTAGGTGAACATGCCTCCAGAGATCCCAACCATACCCCCCACAATCGCAAGGTACAGCCTTGCCTCTGGGATAGGAGTCCCGGGGACTTCGGTATTGCGGGAAGCCGAGCTGAAGTACAACCGGCCTGAAAACAGAGTCCCTGCCCATCCTATGCATTCCCCGATCACGATGGCCGATTGGACGTATCCCGCCTGCACGGCGGTCCAGCCGTACAACCCCGAAAACACCTGCTCGACGGACTGCGTGAACAGGTAGAGCGTGCCCACGGTAAAAGCGGACCATAACGTCGACACAAAGACCACAGACTCGGtgcagaacaagaagagTGGCCGCGCTGCGCTGCGGCCTACGATCCGTAGCATCGACTTGCCTTGGCTATCGATCTCGTGCTGGGTGTAAACCATCTTTCCCTCCCGCCGTAACGCTTTCGCGCGCTCCCACAGAATAGCAATGCCGCGGCACTCTttgaaaaggaagaaatAAATCGGGAAGAAAGCGCCGTACCAGATCAGCTGGATGTAGCCGATCCACCTCCACGAGAGAAACTGGAAGATAGACGCTCCGACAACGGGTCCGATGCTGCTGCCAGCCAGATAGAAGACGATATACAGGCTGATGGGGACATTGCGCGACTTCTCGCTGTCCCACACATTCCCAATGACCGTGGCGGAGGTATTCGCCAGGATGGCGACGCAGCCGCCGGCGAAAAAGCGCGTCACGATCAAAGTGGCGAAGTTCTGCGCCACGGCTTGCGGGATCACAAAGCAGAGGAAAATGCCATAAGTCAGTAGAAATACTTTGCGCATGCCGAAATCCTCCATGAgtggcagcaccagcagcgagAAGcatccgccgccgatggCCCAGCTGGTCACTGTCCAGTAGGAATTGGGGAAGTTGGCATCGGAGATGTTGAACtcggtgttgatggcgtCGTGTGcgacggtgatgatggtgccATCAATCATTGTGATGAACGTGAGCCAGACTGCTAGGATGGTGACGGTCCATTTCCGGGAGTGCGACCAGTTGTATGGATTGCCCGGGTCGCGAGGTCCGTCCCACGACAGGACGGTTATGTCGGAGCCAGGTTCATGGTCATGTTCTGGAAGAAAATCGTTAACAATGATATCCTGTTCGAAGCGAGTGGCGTGCTATACCTGTTGCCGGATCATCGCGGCCGCTTACATCGCCCCGAGAGAATACCATCAGGTATTGATATTGATCGCTGCAAGAGAGATACCAGCCGTTCCTGATCTCCGATGCTTTGATACTCTGGTGGGGGTAAAGAGAGTGACCTCACGTTTCCGTCGATTTTGAAAATTCCTccaatatatatatctgcCTTTGGAAACCATTCGCCACCTCAACACAGCAGAGAAACAGAGACGAATTATAAACAGATAAGAAGATGAAGtaaagaagagaagaaaaacTCTGCGTACCCATCGCTAGCCCTTCACGACAATACCCCGGCATCGAATCCACTAAATCCTGGTTCTCCAGACAATAACCGCTTTCGGAATAGCGCCACCATGTCCTAACCTCAACAACCAGCACAACGGGGTCCGGATCCCTGTGGAGACCCTCGAGCTAGAACAGTTTCTGGAAATTATGTGAAGAAATTAGCTAAATGATCTCCGATGGCGGCCAGCACGGACTTCTATACAGCGGGATTGGCGTCACCTGAGATGTTGTCGCTTCAGCCTCTTTTCAAGAGATGACTAAGTTTTTTTTGATTGGTTGATTTGAACCGTTTTTGACGAGGCCTGGTTAGCCAGAATTGAGTGGCCCTAGTTACTACTGTAGCAGTATACTATTTAGGTCAAGGAACAGAGAGTATGTAGCGATATCAACATGACCTCAGTTTCAGGTTCAGCCGAGTAAGCTCATATTCTCATTAACTGTCTTTGTCTGCAAATACTGCATGTTCTTAATTTACAATCTGATATCCATTTCCCCGTGCCGTTCCTCGATGAGTCCCAGACCGTCTTACTGGGGAATCTCAAGAACATAGCGGCCGGCGATCTTGCCTTGCTCTGTAGAACATCTGTGTTAGCCTTACGTGTAATATCCAAAGCGCGGCGCAAAGTAATACGTACGCATCAATTCAAAGATCTTGGGCAGGTCCTCCAGTGGCGCAACTTTGAACGGCGCATGGATCAGGCCGCGGGCGAAGAAATCCACGGCCTCGACTCCATCCTGTCGGTTCCCAACATAACTGCCCTTGATATTGATCATCTTCACCACGGTTTCAAAGACGGGAGCCTTGACGAATGCATTGGCCGGCATGCCGATGGCGACGATGGAACCGCGCGAGCGAACGTAATCACATGCCTGCTGGAAAGGCTTCTCCGAGACGGCGAGCAGGAGCACAGCGTGAGCGCCCAGCCCTCCGGGCGTAGCGGCCTTGACGTCTGCGACGATGTCCTTGGTTTTGGTGAAGTCGATGAAGGTCTGGGACAAGTTAGCAATAATTGAAGACGATTATAGCAAGAAAAATAGATACCTCCGCGCCCAGCTTCTCACACATAGCACGCTTctcatctccgccatcgATGGCAAGAACGCGCAGACCCATCGCCTTCGCATACTGCTGCGCCAGAGATCCGAGTCcgccaccagcaccaacgATCGCGACCGTCTGACCGGGACGAGCACCAGACTCCTTGAGACCCTTGTAGACGGTAATACCAGCACAGAGAATCGGCGCAACCGCATCGAGAGGCACCTCCTCGGGCAGCTTGGACACATGCGCAGCCTTGCCAATAGCATACTGCTGGAACGTTCCGTCGACGGTGTAGCCCGACAACTGCTGCTCGGCGCAAAGAGGCTCGTCGGCTGTCTTGCAGAACTCACACGACAGACACGAGCCATTCAGCCACTTGATGCCTGCGTGGTCGCCGACCTCAATGCCCTTGGCCAGCTCTCCCTTGGCGACCACCACACCGGCGCCTTCGTGGCCGCCCACTAGCGGCATCTTCAACGGCAGCGGCCAGTCGCCGTTCATGGCGTGCAGGTCCGTGTGGCATACGCCGGTGTACTTGATGTTCACGAGGACCTCGTCGGGCCCTGGCTTGGGCACCGGGATCTGCTTGTACACCGGTGGGCCGCCTTTCTTCTCGATCACTTGCGCCCATTGCTTGTCTGGGATGGTGGGAGGCATTTTGGAATGTGGGTGAGGATAAAAGGATGATGGATagtggtgggaagaagagtaCGCTacaagagaaggagagagaagaagtaAGGTGTGGACGATGAGGGAGTATAAACAAGTTTGTGTAGCAATGCATGATTGCATGACCTGAGCTGATCACACTGTACCTGACCAATGGTCAATTTGGATTTTTCTACCTGCTCCGTTTGCGGGCGTCTTCTACACCTTTGCTGCCAAGCTGCCTCCCATACCAAAGCGCCGCTGTACTATATATACTTGACTCCGATACAGGCAAACAACAGTTCTCGTGGACACGAGAACTGCAAAAACCACGTGAATGTATAGGCTTAGCTGCGACATCCCCATAATAACAAAAGAACAAACAaataacaagaaaaagagccGAGATGCAGGAGGACTGTCAGGGTGTCCGtctcgttgatgatgacgTAGTCGactcaccatggctgacAAAGCGCTGATGGTTCCATCTGGATGTCTACTATGAAGGATACTGTCTTCATTCTACATTCCTTGGGATAAATAGGACCTTATTTTGGTTGCCAGAAACTGTGGAGTACAAGTAGTTTAGCTTATTCTGACAGTCACAATAAGGGAACGCCGTCATCGATGGTCACTCCAGCTTGGATTACAGTAATAGGAAATGAATAAACAAATCCCACCCACTGGCTACCTAATGATCTCCCAAAGTAGAACTTTAAGGTTGAAGTGGTAGTTGATGGGAAATGATCTTATCttggcaaaaaaaaaaaaaaaaaaaaaacaagaaaggaaGGGTGTGAGAAACGCAACCGTTGGGATCTAGGGATCATGCGCATCCGGCGGATGGTTGAGTACATAGTTCGTGCTAGTTACGGATGTGGCCGGCCCGATGATAAATAGGGATCAAAAGAGCAGCAGATGACTAGAATCAGAGCCAGACAGCAGACTGAAAATCTAGGACGGCCAGTTATAGCTATTTTGCGCCTCTGATGGGTGCTGGGATTTTCTCCCGGTTGATCTATCACCGGGTGAGACAGATCAAAGCCAAGGGAGCCGGGATCGGACTCGTCCTGTGCAGAAGACCGCGTAAATCAACCATGATAGACTGTGTTTTTGCTCAGAAAATAATATTGAaacatgaaaaaaaaaagaaaacagaagaaTAAACAGTTTCTAAATATGCCGGAATGCCCCCATTGCTCGATTGGGCGCATCTCGCTGAAGGTGTTTGTATGCATTTTTCCAGAGTGAGCCAATAACCCAAGAAATTTCACACTGTCAATAAACAGAGGAATTAGAAGTAGCTAGAATAGTCATGCATCCTGAAATCCTCCATCTATCCTCCTCTATTCTGGTCTGAGTGAACGAGTGGGTGCTCTCCCATACCCTCTCAGCTCAGACACGATCAACGAACGCAAAACGCCTCGACCCAAAAAACTCCCCTTTCCTTCCTACCGGCCCTCCCTCGTCCCCGGCCACTCATTCCTTTTTCCATCTTCGCATCTtttcatcatccaccatcGGGGTCCCCGACTATCCCCCTAATACCGCCATCCCCGGCaccctcctccctccctccgTCGCTCGCTCGATCGTCGACAGCCGCGCATTCTCTTCCACGCCGCGCTGCTCTCCTGCAtcttcccaccaccaaaCGAACCCATCCCTCCATCCGGTATTTTTATCCCGTCtgctccttcttccttcttctcccatcctcttccacgccCACCTCCATTCTCCCATCCTTGCAATCCCATCTCATCCCACTGACGTCGCGTCACGCTAGATCTTCACTCGCCCCCCCTTGAGACCAGTCCATGGGTGCCACCCACGGTGTTTgatttcctcctctcccatCCCCCGCCACGAGTGACTTATCTCTGCCGCGCTCGTCCGCCAACGGGGACGCGGTCACCATGACGGGCGCTCCGCCATACAACCCTCAGTCCTCGCCGAGCCAACAGCAACGGTTCCCGGCGTACAGCTCTCCAAGCAAGAACCACCCGTACTATCCCAGCAAtgagcagcaacagccgccgtcgcaacagcagcagcaacaataTCCGCAGCACCCGCCCCAGACGCCTCCTGGATACGGGCCATCGTCCATCGCGCGAAGCCCTCGCTTTTCGCAAGCGTCTCCGCCGATGCCGGGTTCGCTGCCCACGCCCTTGAATGGAAGCGCGCCGCCTCACCCTGCCCATCCGGAGCCCTCTTCATCCCAATACCAGAGCCATTCGACCAGTGGCACTCCTCAGTTGCCGCTTCCGAGGCCCTTCTCGGGGTCTGTGCTTCCGGGCAATGGAGCATCGCCTTACGGTCCTCCGACGCCTCATGGCCACCCGCCGAGCGGCTTGGATACACACTCGCAATCTCCCTCGCGGGAACCGGAATCGCCATATCGCATGAGAGGCAATGGCGCCGGATATGGATCCTCTATGATGCGAGAGGCACGACCCGCATCTCCCCAAGAGACAGTACGTGACAGAATCATCTGCCAAAAAAAAGCTTTTCTGACCATCTTTCTCCCCATTCAGAAGCCAGCGCGCGCTGCCGACCCGATGTCCTTCGCCAGCATCCTTTCTGGGCCAACGGATGATCAGTCCTCGAAAAAgccctctccttcttcggCTCCGTCTGccgcgcctgcgccgccTGCAGCTTCCTACGATCAACACCCGCAACACCACGACGCTCGTGGAGCTATGTTCCCCAAGTTGGACTATCGTCAACCTCATGATTTGGACCGTCGCATGGATGCGCCGTCGGGCCCCAACGGCTTTGCGGGCCCCGACCCTATTCGGAATGATATCCCATCGAACAATCTACCCCAGCGAAAGCCCTTCCCACCGGGTGTGGACTTGGAGCAGATTAACCGGGCTATGCATGAGATTGATCAGACCGATAAAAGTGACGTGGAAGGCGCTGGATTTGAAGCGGACCGTGAACGTTACCAGGAAAAGTGCCAAAAACGGACTCTGGATAGCAGCCGTGCAGAGCACGTTCGCCGCAAGGTTTGTCATTtgcttttttccccctcGAGTGAACGATTACTAAATACTCACCAGCGTCGCCGCAACAATTTCCTGATCGAGTTGGGTCGATCCTTTGAGAGACAGGCAATCTTGGGATCAGAGCGT is part of the Penicillium psychrofluorescens genome assembly, chromosome: 4 genome and encodes:
- a CDS encoding uncharacterized protein (ID:PFLUO_006423-T1.cds;~source:funannotate); the protein is MPPTIPDKQWAQVIEKKGGPPVYKQIPVPKPGPDEVLVNIKYTGVCHTDLHAMNGDWPLPLKMPLVGGHEGAGVVVAKGELAKGIEVGDHAGIKWLNGSCLSCEFCKTADEPLCAEQQLSGYTVDGTFQQYAIGKAAHVSKLPEEVPLDAVAPILCAGITVYKGLKESGARPGQTVAIVGAGGGLGSLAQQYAKAMGLRVLAIDGGDEKRAMCEKLGAETFIDFTKTKDIVADVKAATPGGLGAHAVLLLAVSEKPFQQACDYVRSRGSIVAIGMPANAFVKAPVFETVVKMINIKGSYVGNRQDGVEAVDFFARGLIHAPFKVAPLEDLPKIFELMQQGKIAGRYVLEIPQ
- a CDS encoding uncharacterized protein (ID:PFLUO_006422-T1.cds;~source:funannotate) is translated as MEHDHEPGSDITVLSWDGPRDPGNPYNWSHSRKWTVTILAVWLTFITMIDGTIITVAHDAINTEFNISDANFPNSYWTVTSWAIGGGCFSLLVLPLMEDFGMRKVFLLTYGIFLCFVIPQAVAQNFATLIVTRFFAGGCVAILANTSATVIGNVWDSEKSRNVPISLYIVFYLAGSSIGPVVGASIFQFLSWRWIGYIQLIWYGAFFPIYFFLFKECRGIAILWERAKALRREGKMVYTQHEIDSQGKSMLRIVGRSAARPLFLFCTESVVFVSTLWSAFTVGTLYLFTQSVEQVFSGLYGWTAVQAGYVQSAIVIGECIGWAGTLFSGRLYFSSASRNTEVPGTPIPEARLYLAIVGGMVGISGGMFTYAWTSYPHLPWIAPAIGLAMVGAGSVIVVTGISDYLVDAYAKYAASVIGIVATGENTFSAFLPLAAASMYSHLGFQWASTVLAFISLALSFAPIMVLLWGRQIRARSPFMKEAMVEKRRKSVDSV